AACCCCATCCCCACCCTACCCCTCCCCTTGAAGGGGAGGGAATCAACATAGCCCCCTCTCCCTCAGGGAGAGGGTTAGGGTGAGGGTGGGGTTTTCATTGCCATTTGTGAGCCACCGGCTCATGACGGTTCATCCGAAAATCCTTCATTTTAACCACAGAGAACACAGAGAAATAATATATTTAATAGACTTCCCATATTATAAGATTCTGTGCCCTCCTCCTTTAAATTATATATACTTACTATATCAAGACGTATTAAACCGTAAAATCGGAGGACACAGATAAATAAACTGATTATAAGGTTTTAATAATATTTACCCTCTGTGTTCTCTGTGGTTAATTTTCATCCCCCTTTGTGAGCGCCCCGCTCATGACGGTTCATCCGAGAATTACCCCATCCCCACCCTGGCCCTCCCCTTGAAGGGGAGGGAATAAACTTAGCACCCCCTCCCGTCATTCCAATCTGGGGAGGGGGGATAATCTAAGCAGGAATCCACTTCTTCCACAACACATTTTATGCTTCCTTCATGAAGCCTGATCCTGACTTTATCACCGCTTTGGACTTCTCTGGATGATTTCACTATTGAGAGAGATGGCAGTTTTGATGTGATGCTGTAGCCTCTTGAGAGGATGGCGAGGGGGCTTAGGCTGTCGAGCCTTGCGGCGGCTATATGAAATGAGCTGGTCTTTCCGGCAATAATTTGAGAGATATTTTTGAAGATGGCGATTGTATGGGCATCTAATTTATGCCTCTTTAATAGCAGATTCTGTGCCGGGCTGTTGGAATGTATACCCTTAAACATAGTCTCTACATGATAACGCCTGTCTTTTAATAATCTTTGTACAGAAGCATTCATCCGAACATCTATATCATCGAGTCTCTGGATGTATCTGTTTATATCCCTCTCAGGGTTGAAAATCCTGCGGCTTAGTGCAAGCATCTTCTCTTTCTTTTTATCAAGGAAGGTCTTCTTTGCAAAGATAAGCCTTGAGTAAAGCGTTGCAATATGTCGTTGAACATCCTCTTTATTCTTTACAACCATCTCTGCTGCGGCTGATGGTGTGGGCGCCCTTAAATCAGCCACAAAGTCTGCAATGGTGTAATCTATCTCGTGACCGACTGCTGATATAACCGGTATCCTCGAATTAAAGATTGCGCGTGCAACTATCT
The Nitrospirota bacterium genome window above contains:
- a CDS encoding exodeoxyribonuclease VII large subunit; translation: MIPERHILTVSDLTTLIKVTLEDSFYDVWVEGEIFNLRVPSSGHVYFTLKDNSSQIKAVLFRSSSRSVKFIPKDGLHVICRGRVSVYEPRGEYQIIVDYMEPKGVGALLLAFEQLKERLSKEGLFDEHRKRPIPAFPKKIGIVTSPTGAAIRDILKVIERRFANVEIVIAPASVQGESAAPEIAAAIAELNNFDDIDVIITGRGGGGIEDLWPFNEEIVARAIFNSRIPVISAVGHEIDYTIADFVADLRAPTPSAAAEMVVKNKEDVQRHIATLYSRLIFAKKTFLDKKKEKMLALSRRIFNPERDINRYIQRLDDIDVRMNASVQRLLKDRRYHVETMFKGIHSNSPAQNLLLKRHKLDAHTIAIFKNISQIIAGKTSSFHIAAARLDSLSPLAILSRGYSITSKLPSLSIVKSSREVQSGDKVRIRLHEGSIKCVVEEVDSCLDYPPSPDWNDGRGC